From a single Candidatus Binataceae bacterium genomic region:
- a CDS encoding SDR family NAD(P)-dependent oxidoreductase, protein MKLQGKVALITGAGSGMGKATALLFAREGAKVAAADISEAAVEKVAREIREAGGEAIAIGADVAKAEDVQRMAATTVERLGPPNVLYNNAGIEGETNFIAQTSEEAFDKVIAINLRGVFLGMKYVLPHMVKLGSGSVINQASIAGMVAIRGSVAYCASKAGVIAMTRVAAFEYARYNIRVNCICPGAIETPMAERIRHGEPPRPSSVKRISLFNRMGLPEEIAKAALFLASDDASFATGAPFVIDAGWTVT, encoded by the coding sequence ATGAAGCTTCAAGGGAAAGTGGCTCTCATAACCGGCGCCGGATCGGGAATGGGCAAGGCGACCGCGCTGCTCTTTGCACGCGAGGGAGCTAAAGTCGCGGCGGCAGATATCAGCGAGGCCGCGGTCGAAAAGGTCGCGCGCGAAATCCGCGAGGCCGGCGGCGAGGCGATCGCGATCGGCGCCGACGTCGCAAAAGCCGAGGACGTGCAGCGGATGGCCGCGACGACGGTCGAGCGTCTGGGACCGCCCAACGTGCTCTACAACAACGCCGGCATCGAGGGCGAGACGAACTTCATCGCCCAGACCAGCGAGGAAGCCTTCGACAAGGTCATCGCGATCAATCTGCGCGGCGTGTTTCTCGGAATGAAGTACGTGCTGCCGCACATGGTCAAGCTCGGCTCCGGCTCGGTCATCAACCAGGCCTCGATCGCTGGGATGGTCGCGATTCGCGGCAGCGTTGCGTACTGCGCGTCCAAGGCCGGCGTGATCGCGATGACGCGCGTCGCCGCGTTCGAGTACGCCCGCTACAACATCCGCGTCAACTGCATTTGCCCGGGCGCGATCGAGACGCCGATGGCCGAGCGGATAAGGCATGGCGAACCGCCGCGGCCGAGCTCGGTCAAGCGGATTTCGCTGTTCAACCGGATGGGTCTGCCCGAGGAGATCGCCAAGGCCGCGCTCTTCCTGGCGAGCGACGACGCGTCATTTGCAACCGGCGCGCCGTTCGTGATCGACGCGGGCTGGACGGTAACCTGA
- a CDS encoding amidohydrolase family protein: MAYDLLIKNGTVVDGTGAPRVRADVAIKDGAIAEIGKVSGGAARTIDAGELIVAPGFVDPHTHYDAQICWDPLLTCTSWHGVTSVVMGNCGVGIAPCKPEVHEVAAWDLVNVEAIPFAALSKGITWDWVSFPEFMDAAERRGVGINVGFLAPLTPFRHFVMGAESMERAASPNETQRIAALLHEAMTAGAMGFSTTTLAQHIGFRGQPLACRLASRDELKACANVLKELGKGAIEIALTRRAGQVLEDEYQLLDFLLGESARPVTWLAMASRPDKPEYAEQTLKRLEPLIRRGGVPQVLCKPFVVQIDLRNPFSFADMEAWNHVFNQPAEAQKRIYADPAFRDSFRKELTRPHLFTGKWHRVEVLEVANPALKPLERKNVAEIAAERGRDPLDTFLDLALEDDLNIQYTMAQYHEEGIARMIGDPRTMLGLSDGGAHVDMLCDAGYCTYLLGKWVRERQALTLEHAVKRITSEPADFFGIRKRGRLARGLAADVTIFDYNTVGSAKRAHMQYDLPGGGRRLVMPAEGVEYTIVNGRLLYEHGRASGAMPGQVLRSGQC; encoded by the coding sequence ATGGCATACGATCTCCTGATCAAGAACGGAACCGTGGTTGACGGCACCGGCGCGCCGCGCGTGCGCGCCGACGTCGCGATCAAGGACGGCGCGATCGCGGAAATCGGCAAGGTGAGCGGCGGCGCCGCGCGCACCATCGACGCCGGCGAGCTTATCGTCGCGCCGGGCTTCGTCGATCCGCACACCCACTACGACGCGCAGATTTGCTGGGACCCGCTGCTCACCTGCACCTCGTGGCACGGCGTGACCTCGGTTGTGATGGGCAATTGCGGCGTCGGGATCGCGCCCTGCAAGCCCGAGGTACACGAGGTCGCGGCGTGGGACCTGGTCAACGTCGAGGCGATTCCGTTCGCCGCGCTGAGCAAGGGCATCACCTGGGACTGGGTGAGCTTCCCCGAATTCATGGACGCGGCCGAGCGCCGGGGCGTCGGAATCAACGTCGGCTTTCTCGCGCCGCTTACGCCGTTTCGCCATTTCGTGATGGGCGCGGAATCGATGGAGCGGGCGGCGTCCCCCAACGAGACTCAGCGCATCGCGGCGCTGCTCCACGAAGCGATGACAGCGGGTGCGATGGGCTTTTCTACCACCACGCTCGCACAGCACATCGGCTTTCGCGGCCAGCCCCTCGCCTGCCGGCTCGCCAGCCGCGACGAGCTCAAGGCCTGCGCCAACGTACTCAAGGAACTCGGCAAGGGCGCGATCGAAATCGCGCTCACGCGGCGCGCGGGCCAGGTCCTCGAGGACGAATATCAACTCCTCGACTTCCTCCTCGGCGAGAGCGCGCGGCCGGTGACCTGGCTCGCGATGGCGTCGCGGCCGGACAAGCCCGAATACGCGGAACAGACGCTCAAGCGGCTGGAACCGCTGATTCGGCGCGGCGGCGTGCCGCAGGTGCTGTGCAAGCCGTTCGTGGTGCAGATCGATCTGCGCAACCCTTTCAGCTTCGCCGACATGGAGGCGTGGAACCACGTCTTCAACCAGCCGGCAGAAGCGCAGAAGCGAATCTACGCCGACCCCGCGTTTCGCGATTCCTTCCGCAAGGAGCTGACGCGGCCGCATCTGTTCACCGGCAAGTGGCATCGCGTCGAAGTGCTCGAAGTCGCAAACCCCGCGCTCAAGCCGCTTGAGCGCAAGAACGTCGCGGAAATCGCCGCCGAGCGCGGCCGCGATCCGCTCGATACTTTCCTCGACCTCGCGCTCGAGGACGACCTCAACATCCAGTACACGATGGCGCAGTACCACGAGGAGGGCATCGCGCGGATGATCGGCGACCCGCGCACGATGCTCGGACTCTCCGACGGCGGCGCGCACGTCGATATGCTGTGTGACGCCGGCTATTGCACCTACCTGCTCGGCAAGTGGGTGCGCGAGCGCCAGGCGCTGACGCTCGAGCATGCGGTCAAGCGCATCACGTCAGAGCCTGCCGACTTCTTCGGCATACGCAAGCGCGGCCGTCTCGCTCGCGGACTCGCCGCCGACGTTACGATCTTCGACTACAACACGGTTGGCTCGGCCAAGCGCGCGCACATGCAGTACGATCTCCCGGGCGGCGGACGGCGCCTGGTGATGCCCGCCGAAGGCGTCGAGTACACGATCGTCAACGGGCGCCTGCTCTACGAGCACGGGCGCGCGAGCGGCGCGATGCCGGGGCAGGTGCTGCGCTCGGGACAGTGCTGA
- a CDS encoding LLM class F420-dependent oxidoreductase, with protein MSTTFGAMMFPTDYAIQPIELARAIEERGLDALYFPEHTHIPTSRRSPWPGGGDLPEEYWHTHDPFVALGAAAAATTRIKLGTGVCLVIERDPIVLAKECASLDMISGGRFVLGIGGGWNAEEMEDHGTNFRTRWALLRERILAMREIWTKDAPEYHGEFVNFPPMRAFPKPVQKGGPPVLLGSEAKRCFERVADYCDGWMPIYRRNHTLADGVKQLREAASRAGRRFESFALSVFGVPPREDEVKKLIEIGFTEIIFALPPAPADKVLPMLDGYAAIKRKLGA; from the coding sequence ATGTCGACGACTTTTGGCGCGATGATGTTTCCGACCGATTATGCGATTCAGCCGATCGAACTCGCGCGCGCGATCGAGGAACGCGGTCTCGATGCGCTCTACTTCCCCGAACATACGCACATTCCTACGAGCCGCCGCAGCCCCTGGCCTGGTGGCGGCGATCTGCCCGAGGAGTACTGGCACACCCATGATCCGTTCGTGGCGCTGGGAGCGGCCGCGGCGGCGACCACGCGCATCAAACTCGGCACGGGCGTGTGCCTGGTGATCGAACGCGATCCGATCGTGCTCGCCAAGGAGTGTGCCTCGCTCGACATGATTTCAGGCGGACGCTTCGTGTTGGGAATCGGCGGCGGATGGAACGCCGAAGAGATGGAAGATCACGGCACTAACTTCCGTACGCGATGGGCGCTCTTGCGCGAGCGGATTCTGGCGATGCGCGAAATCTGGACCAAGGACGCGCCAGAGTATCATGGCGAATTCGTGAACTTTCCGCCGATGCGCGCGTTTCCCAAACCGGTGCAAAAGGGCGGGCCGCCGGTGCTGCTCGGATCGGAGGCCAAGCGATGCTTCGAGCGGGTGGCCGATTACTGCGACGGCTGGATGCCTATCTACCGGCGCAATCACACGCTCGCCGACGGCGTGAAACAGTTGCGCGAGGCCGCAAGCCGTGCCGGCCGCCGCTTCGAGTCGTTTGCGCTTTCCGTGTTCGGTGTTCCGCCGCGCGAGGACGAAGTGAAGAAGCTTATCGAGATCGGGTTTACGGAAATTATTTTCGCGCTGCCGCCGGCGCCCGCGGACAAGGTGCTGCCGATGCTCGACGGCTACGCGGCGATCAAGCGCAAACTCGGCGCGTAG
- a CDS encoding SDR family oxidoreductase, whose protein sequence is MGRLDGKVALIVGGGADGPPNPGETLSIGNGRATAILCAREGAAVMVADRSAALAAESAAAIRAEGGRADSVAADVTREDDCRRACEAAVGAFGRLDLLVNNVGIAIGGRLLETTTEQFDTMSNVNVRGQFFMMKYAVPEMARAGGGAIVNVSSLAALRTGSGLPYETTKAALLGLTRSAAVTHARDRIRVNTILPGLINSSMVRRLVGDREARVAPRIPMRRQGTPWEIAKAIVFLLSEDASYITGTELIVDGGLSAR, encoded by the coding sequence ATGGGACGCCTCGATGGAAAAGTCGCCCTGATCGTCGGCGGCGGCGCCGACGGTCCGCCCAACCCGGGCGAGACGCTTTCGATCGGCAACGGCCGCGCTACCGCGATCCTGTGCGCGCGCGAGGGCGCCGCCGTGATGGTCGCCGACCGCTCCGCGGCGCTCGCCGCCGAGAGCGCCGCGGCGATTCGCGCCGAGGGCGGCCGCGCCGATTCGGTCGCCGCCGACGTCACGCGCGAGGACGATTGCCGCCGCGCGTGCGAGGCTGCGGTCGGCGCGTTCGGCAGGCTCGATTTGCTGGTCAACAACGTCGGCATCGCGATCGGCGGCCGCCTGCTCGAAACCACCACCGAGCAGTTCGACACGATGTCTAACGTCAACGTGCGCGGCCAGTTCTTCATGATGAAATACGCGGTGCCCGAGATGGCGCGGGCCGGCGGCGGCGCGATCGTCAACGTCTCTTCGCTGGCCGCGTTGCGCACCGGCTCGGGCCTGCCCTACGAGACGACCAAGGCCGCGCTGCTCGGACTGACGCGCTCGGCGGCGGTCACGCACGCGCGCGACCGGATTCGCGTCAACACGATTCTGCCGGGATTGATCAACTCTTCGATGGTGCGCCGGCTGGTCGGCGACCGCGAGGCGCGCGTCGCGCCACGCATTCCGATGCGCCGCCAGGGCACACCGTGGGAGATCGCGAAAGCGATCGTATTCCTGCTCTCCGAGGACGCGTCGTACATCACCGGCACCGAGCTGATCGTCGACGGCGGCCTGAGCGCGCGCTAG
- a CDS encoding glutathione S-transferase family protein — MKLFTFATSPYARKVRMALEYKGIECEMVERCYSLDRKPDLREASERAEVPVLVLDDGRTIADSTIICEYLEDAYPRPPIFPTDPFERVRMRAIDDLCDRTFDATVFGYFLGVVRSGVPESRAMQDAGRAEFAALLARLEHELEGRDFFCGGALSLADLAAICHLPVAHMMRLRMDEFPRLAAWEKRMRGIPLVAADLERARAAMAAGSLAEEFEGPDGRIHWRDSRLEWPVRHGFVDFIAREFHAGKMMFPPDAS; from the coding sequence ATGAAACTTTTCACCTTTGCGACCAGCCCCTACGCGCGCAAGGTCCGGATGGCGCTCGAGTACAAGGGAATCGAGTGCGAGATGGTCGAGCGATGCTACTCGCTCGATCGCAAGCCGGATCTGCGCGAGGCGAGCGAACGCGCGGAAGTTCCGGTGCTGGTGCTCGACGACGGCCGCACGATCGCGGACTCCACAATCATCTGCGAATATCTCGAGGACGCCTATCCGCGGCCGCCGATCTTTCCCACCGATCCGTTCGAGCGCGTGCGGATGCGCGCGATCGACGATCTGTGCGACCGCACTTTCGACGCGACCGTCTTTGGCTATTTCCTCGGCGTAGTGCGCTCGGGCGTGCCCGAGTCCAGGGCGATGCAGGACGCGGGACGCGCCGAGTTCGCGGCGTTGCTCGCGCGGCTTGAGCACGAGCTCGAGGGCCGCGACTTCTTTTGCGGCGGCGCGCTCTCGCTCGCCGACCTCGCCGCGATCTGCCATCTGCCGGTCGCGCACATGATGCGCCTTCGGATGGACGAATTTCCGCGCCTGGCGGCGTGGGAGAAGCGGATGCGCGGGATCCCGCTGGTTGCCGCCGACCTCGAGCGTGCGCGTGCGGCGATGGCCGCGGGCAGTCTCGCGGAAGAGTTCGAAGGCCCCGACGGCCGTATCCACTGGCGCGACAGCCGGCTGGAATGGCCGGTGCGGCACGGCTTCGTCGACTTCATTGCGCGCGAATTCCATGCGGGTAAGATGATGTTTCCACCCGACGCCTCGTAG
- a CDS encoding glycine/sarcosine/betaine reductase selenoprotein B family protein, giving the protein MKARKERIEMPVAYIPRTRGLYSAYEPYRWVVNSEPPPWTPLKKPLAQCKVALMSSGGVLYRDQSRFHREDASYRLIPRNARRDELSVWHFGYPTKDAEKDPNCVFPLERMREFEAEGRIGELCDPAFTFMGGIYSARKVCEELAPKVVEELRSRNVEAFYLVPA; this is encoded by the coding sequence ATGAAAGCCCGCAAGGAGCGTATCGAAATGCCCGTTGCCTACATTCCTCGGACGCGCGGGCTATACAGCGCCTACGAGCCCTATCGATGGGTCGTGAACAGCGAGCCGCCGCCGTGGACGCCGCTTAAGAAGCCGCTTGCGCAATGCAAGGTTGCGCTGATGAGCTCGGGCGGCGTGCTCTACCGCGATCAGTCGCGGTTCCATCGCGAGGACGCGAGCTACCGGCTGATCCCGAGGAACGCGCGGCGCGACGAGCTTAGCGTATGGCATTTCGGCTACCCGACCAAAGACGCGGAAAAGGATCCCAACTGCGTTTTTCCGCTCGAACGGATGCGCGAGTTTGAGGCCGAGGGGCGCATCGGCGAGCTCTGCGATCCGGCGTTCACTTTCATGGGCGGGATTTACTCGGCGCGCAAGGTGTGCGAGGAACTGGCGCCGAAAGTTGTTGAAGAGCTTCGGAGCCGTAACGTGGAGGCGTTTTACCTGGTGCCCGCTTGA
- the tpx gene encoding thiol peroxidase, whose translation MAEERKGAVTMRGNPLTLVGPELKVGQKAPAFTAVGKGMAPVTLDQFKGKVKIIAAIPSIDTPVCDAETRRFNEEASRLPGDVQILTISMDLPFAQARWCGAAGVDKITTASDWRAAEFGQKYGALIKELHLLARAVFVLDKNDNVVHAEYVKEVAEQPNFEAALEAARKAAA comes from the coding sequence ATGGCTGAAGAACGCAAGGGCGCGGTCACGATGCGCGGAAATCCGCTGACGCTGGTGGGGCCGGAACTCAAGGTCGGACAGAAGGCGCCCGCCTTTACCGCCGTGGGCAAGGGAATGGCCCCGGTGACGCTCGACCAGTTCAAGGGCAAGGTCAAAATCATCGCCGCGATCCCGTCGATCGATACGCCCGTGTGCGACGCGGAGACTCGCCGCTTCAACGAGGAAGCTTCCAGGCTGCCCGGCGACGTGCAAATTCTGACCATCTCGATGGACCTGCCGTTCGCGCAGGCACGCTGGTGCGGCGCGGCCGGCGTGGACAAGATCACGACGGCCAGCGACTGGCGGGCGGCCGAGTTCGGTCAGAAATACGGCGCACTCATCAAGGAACTGCATCTGCTCGCCCGCGCGGTCTTCGTGCTCGACAAGAACGACAACGTCGTTCACGCCGAATACGTCAAGGAAGTCGCCGAACAGCCCAACTTCGAGGCCGCTCTGGAAGCGGCGCGCAAGGCGGCAGCCTAG
- the cobT gene encoding nicotinate-nucleotide--dimethylbenzimidazole phosphoribosyltransferase — protein MGLLEETLEAITSPDAAAAAEASRRLDSLTKPRGSLGHLEEIVRRYAAVRRDASAGFGGGALCVFVADHGVAAEGVSAYPQAVTAEMLRNIAGGGAAISVLARRLGYRLWITDVGVAADTSAAALPGVVYRRVGAGTCNLSREAAMSAGEARAALEVGIEVARAAVAAGATLLGIGEMGIANSTSAAALLAAFTRIRPARLAGRGAGLDDAAMPHKVATIERALKLHRAKLKDPMATLAALGGFEIAAMAGVCLGGAALNVPVMVDGFIATAAAVAAERLSPGLFAHLFFGHRSSEGGHALGLAKLGVRPIVDLEMRLGEGTGAALAMSLVEAALALFHEMATFESAGVSEKVAGKAE, from the coding sequence GTGGGTTTGCTTGAAGAAACGCTCGAGGCGATAACCTCGCCCGACGCGGCGGCGGCCGCTGAAGCGAGCCGCAGGCTCGACTCGCTGACGAAGCCGCGCGGCAGCCTCGGTCACCTGGAGGAGATCGTGCGCCGCTACGCCGCGGTGCGGCGCGACGCGAGCGCCGGGTTCGGAGGCGGCGCCTTGTGCGTATTCGTGGCCGACCACGGAGTGGCGGCGGAAGGCGTAAGCGCCTACCCGCAGGCGGTCACGGCCGAGATGTTGCGCAATATCGCCGGCGGCGGCGCGGCGATAAGCGTGCTCGCGCGCCGTCTCGGCTATCGGCTGTGGATCACGGACGTTGGGGTGGCCGCCGACACCAGCGCTGCCGCGCTGCCCGGCGTGGTCTATCGGCGTGTCGGCGCAGGCACGTGTAACCTGTCGCGCGAGGCAGCGATGTCTGCCGGGGAGGCGCGGGCGGCGCTCGAGGTCGGCATTGAAGTCGCGCGCGCGGCGGTCGCGGCGGGCGCTACGCTGCTTGGAATCGGCGAGATGGGAATCGCCAACAGCACTTCGGCGGCCGCGCTGCTCGCGGCGTTCACGCGGATTCGGCCGGCGCGCCTCGCCGGGCGCGGCGCCGGCCTCGACGACGCCGCGATGCCGCATAAGGTCGCGACTATCGAACGCGCGCTCAAGCTTCATCGGGCGAAACTGAAGGATCCGATGGCGACGCTTGCTGCGCTCGGCGGTTTCGAGATCGCGGCGATGGCCGGCGTGTGCCTCGGCGGGGCGGCGCTGAACGTTCCGGTGATGGTTGACGGATTTATCGCCACGGCCGCGGCAGTCGCCGCAGAGCGGCTGAGCCCCGGTCTCTTCGCACACCTGTTCTTCGGCCATCGCTCTTCCGAGGGCGGCCACGCGCTCGGCCTTGCGAAACTCGGCGTCCGGCCGATAGTCGATCTCGAGATGCGATTGGGAGAGGGCACGGGCGCCGCGCTTGCGATGAGTCTCGTCGAAGCAGCGCTCGCGCTATTTCACGAGATGGCGACGTTCGAAAGCGCTGGCGTCTCGGAGAAGGTCGCCGGGAAAGCCGAATGA
- the cobS gene encoding adenosylcobinamide-GDP ribazoletransferase: protein MSEERPGAENQANATHSAAHAARGGALAQIRLAAGFLTILPVLPRADAEPETVVASFGWFPLVGFALGAMLAAGNLLLTRLFGDALAAVLLVLTLTVLTGAVHLDALADTADALGAGTDRRRALDIMRDSRIGSFGTAAIFFFLALECVALATMGEARRAAALWLAPGLARWAMVAASWRIGYLRPEGAGTLLVGSGGDRNLSRASALAALAVVPVLSWRALWAYAVAAAGAALLRAAYRRWLGGVTGDLLGAAGELVEVAVLLAMAAI from the coding sequence ATGAGCGAGGAGCGTCCCGGCGCGGAGAACCAGGCGAACGCGACGCACTCTGCGGCGCACGCCGCGCGCGGCGGAGCGCTCGCTCAGATCCGCCTGGCCGCGGGTTTCCTCACTATCCTGCCGGTGCTTCCGAGGGCTGATGCCGAGCCCGAGACGGTTGTGGCTTCGTTCGGATGGTTTCCGCTCGTCGGATTTGCGCTCGGCGCGATGCTCGCGGCCGGGAACCTGCTGCTGACTCGGCTCTTCGGCGACGCGCTCGCCGCGGTCCTGTTGGTGTTGACGCTCACCGTGCTGACCGGCGCGGTCCATCTTGACGCCCTTGCCGACACTGCCGACGCGCTGGGCGCGGGAACGGATCGGCGACGCGCGCTCGACATCATGCGCGACAGCCGGATCGGCAGTTTCGGCACAGCCGCAATTTTCTTCTTTCTCGCGCTCGAGTGCGTGGCGCTGGCGACGATGGGCGAGGCGCGCCGCGCCGCGGCGTTGTGGCTTGCGCCGGGCCTTGCGCGCTGGGCGATGGTGGCCGCGAGCTGGCGAATCGGTTATCTGCGGCCTGAAGGCGCGGGGACCTTGCTGGTAGGGTCCGGCGGCGATCGCAATCTCTCTCGCGCGAGCGCGCTCGCCGCGCTCGCGGTCGTGCCGGTGCTCTCGTGGCGGGCGCTTTGGGCCTATGCCGTTGCCGCCGCCGGCGCGGCGCTGCTCCGCGCGGCATACCGGCGATGGCTCGGCGGCGTGACGGGAGATCTTCTCGGCGCCGCGGGCGAACTGGTGGAGGTGGCTGTGCTGCTCGCGATGGCGGCTATTTGA
- the cobU gene encoding bifunctional adenosylcobinamide kinase/adenosylcobinamide-phosphate guanylyltransferase, translating into MGSVTLITGAARSGKSAHALALAEQAAGARRFFIATAEALDDEMRERIAHHRASRSAGFATIEEPIAIADALTKLAHRADVVVVDCLTLWISNLLMAGLSDEEILAEARGLAGAMESAPFACFVVTGEVGAGIVPENAIARRFRDLLGWTNQAVARAAERVELMVAGYPMRVK; encoded by the coding sequence ATGGGCAGCGTAACGCTGATAACAGGAGCGGCACGGAGCGGCAAAAGCGCGCATGCCCTGGCGCTGGCCGAGCAGGCCGCGGGCGCTCGGCGATTCTTCATCGCCACGGCGGAGGCGCTCGATGACGAGATGCGCGAACGCATCGCGCACCATCGCGCGTCCCGCTCCGCCGGCTTCGCGACGATCGAAGAACCGATCGCCATCGCCGATGCGCTCACAAAGCTTGCGCACCGCGCCGACGTCGTGGTCGTCGATTGCCTGACGCTCTGGATCTCGAACCTCCTGATGGCCGGGCTGAGCGATGAAGAGATCCTGGCCGAGGCGCGCGGCCTCGCCGGCGCGATGGAGTCCGCGCCGTTTGCGTGCTTCGTGGTGACCGGCGAAGTCGGGGCTGGAATCGTGCCGGAAAACGCGATCGCGCGGCGCTTCCGCGATCTTCTCGGATGGACCAACCAGGCAGTGGCGCGTGCGGCCGAGCGCGTGGAGCTGATGGTCGCGGGCTACCCGATGCGGGTCAAATAG
- a CDS encoding TonB-dependent receptor, which translates to MKRSVAVAAVLTFLIFPGSPIAPRGVCAQTTPASATPPVAQPVSNQQAKSNKRAKSNKPAGSNKPGTSAKRHSKLPKMTFVVTPTRMEQPLDSVGTTVSVVESHQIDEQQIHASGEVLRQVPGVVIEQSGSAGTQTDVSIRGSTAAQTLILLDGVDVNSGATGGFDISDVTSDNLSRIEVVRGAGGALYGSSAIGGVVNLITREGSGPFEISYDGEGGNRATQRQAVLFDGAEGRLAYSGALSYFSTTAFRPRNASADNLSGVGRIDYHLSPDTTFTGFARYIRANVSLVNFSNFITPVDPNAHQRNEFMLYNGVVTHHFTDRLESRMSTFFVRNDQRINDTPFPANETFQRDRIPDETRGTNIELHYRWGEGFRSLVGFDFKDRWVRSADLFDTIDPPTQSFTAFHARRQEYAGYLEQEGRLLDGMLLLTGGLRVDGNSQFGIEVSPSWTVAIPLERWGVTLRGSYSEGFRAPSFNELYFPDFGNPNLSPEISSEYDGGITKTFGETLSFTSTYFSRRVHNLIVAAPCTTFPGCVEAENAGRVDVQGVEIVPAVQLTRGFAFSGNLTVIDETHVSSSPEIRPLRVPKYAAFALLTWAHKALWREHDAVSANLAYYFVGDRDDINQTTATIQNNPAYNRFDLTASYDAGLSLGRIRGEQVYVRVQNLLDRRYNEIIGFPSPRVNFIGGVKVDF; encoded by the coding sequence ATGAAAAGATCGGTCGCTGTTGCCGCCGTCCTGACATTTCTCATTTTTCCCGGATCGCCGATTGCTCCGCGCGGCGTGTGCGCCCAGACGACGCCGGCGTCCGCTACGCCGCCAGTCGCGCAACCGGTGTCGAACCAGCAGGCCAAGTCAAACAAGCGGGCCAAGTCCAACAAGCCTGCCGGATCAAACAAGCCCGGAACGTCCGCCAAGCGCCATAGCAAGCTGCCGAAGATGACGTTCGTGGTAACTCCGACGCGGATGGAACAGCCGCTCGACTCTGTCGGCACGACAGTGAGCGTGGTCGAATCTCACCAGATCGACGAGCAGCAGATCCATGCTTCGGGCGAAGTTTTGCGCCAGGTGCCAGGGGTCGTGATTGAGCAGAGCGGATCGGCAGGCACGCAGACCGATGTTTCGATTCGCGGCTCGACCGCGGCCCAGACGCTGATCCTGCTCGACGGCGTTGACGTCAACAGCGGCGCGACCGGCGGCTTCGATATCTCCGACGTGACCAGCGACAATCTCTCGCGTATCGAGGTGGTGCGCGGCGCTGGTGGTGCGCTCTACGGCTCGTCGGCGATCGGCGGGGTAGTCAACCTGATCACGCGCGAGGGCAGCGGGCCGTTCGAGATCAGCTACGACGGCGAGGGCGGCAATCGCGCGACCCAACGCCAAGCGGTGCTTTTCGATGGCGCCGAGGGTCGGCTCGCCTACTCGGGCGCGCTGTCATATTTTTCGACCACCGCGTTTCGTCCGCGCAATGCCAGCGCCGACAACCTCTCGGGCGTCGGCCGCATCGACTACCATCTGAGCCCCGATACGACCTTCACCGGCTTCGCGCGGTACATCCGCGCCAACGTGAGCCTGGTCAACTTCTCCAACTTTATCACGCCTGTCGATCCCAACGCGCATCAGCGCAACGAGTTCATGCTTTACAACGGGGTCGTCACCCATCACTTCACCGATCGGCTCGAGAGCCGGATGAGCACGTTTTTCGTGCGCAACGATCAGCGCATCAACGATACCCCGTTCCCGGCCAATGAGACCTTCCAGCGCGACCGCATTCCGGACGAAACGCGCGGCACCAACATCGAGCTGCACTATCGGTGGGGCGAGGGTTTTCGCTCGCTCGTCGGCTTCGACTTCAAGGATCGCTGGGTGCGCTCGGCGGATCTATTCGACACGATCGATCCGCCGACCCAATCGTTCACCGCGTTCCATGCGCGGCGCCAGGAGTATGCGGGCTATCTCGAGCAGGAGGGACGGCTGCTGGACGGCATGCTGCTGCTGACCGGCGGCTTGCGCGTGGACGGCAACAGCCAGTTCGGTATCGAAGTAAGCCCGTCGTGGACGGTCGCGATACCGCTTGAGCGCTGGGGGGTGACACTGCGCGGCAGCTACAGCGAGGGGTTTCGCGCACCCAGCTTCAACGAGCTGTATTTTCCCGACTTCGGCAATCCAAATCTGAGCCCGGAGATTTCCAGCGAATACGACGGCGGAATCACCAAGACCTTCGGTGAGACACTGTCGTTTACCTCGACTTATTTTTCGCGCCGGGTGCACAACCTGATCGTGGCCGCGCCGTGCACGACGTTTCCCGGATGCGTCGAGGCGGAGAACGCCGGACGCGTCGATGTCCAAGGCGTCGAGATTGTGCCGGCGGTCCAACTGACGCGCGGGTTCGCGTTCAGCGGCAACCTGACCGTGATCGATGAAACCCACGTCTCCTCGTCGCCCGAAATCCGCCCGCTGCGCGTGCCCAAGTACGCGGCCTTCGCGCTGCTGACCTGGGCGCACAAGGCGCTGTGGCGCGAGCACGACGCAGTCTCGGCCAACCTCGCATACTATTTCGTCGGCGACCGCGACGACATCAACCAGACGACGGCGACGATTCAGAACAATCCCGCATACAATCGCTTCGATCTGACGGCGTCCTATGACGCCGGGCTGAGCCTGGGGCGGATTCGCGGCGAGCAGGTTTACGTGCGCGTACAGAACCTGCTCGACCGCCGTTACAACGAAATAATCGGATTTCCTTCGCCGCGGGTTAACTTTATCGGGGGAGTGAAAGTCGACTTTTAG